One window of the Alphaproteobacteria bacterium genome contains the following:
- a CDS encoding NAD(P)-binding domain-containing protein: MKRHECFVCSRRALLAGIGALAFGKALVSGRAVAQTTGSSKLPIGVIGSGHIGGTIGSLWVKAGHPVLFSSRHPEELSGLVEGLGPLAKAGTVAEAIAFSDVLFLAVPYGALPQIGSDYHDALKGKIVLDAGNAVAARDGAIADEVEREGVGVTSQKYMAGTRLVRAFNTLNYMIFAHDANRPDPKLAIPIAGDDAEAVRVAAGLVRDAGFDPVIVGNLKDARRFQRGGPGYGQEVSAAELKQKLDLAP, encoded by the coding sequence ATGAAAAGGCATGAATGTTTCGTATGCTCCCGCCGCGCGTTGCTTGCCGGCATCGGCGCCTTGGCGTTTGGCAAGGCGCTCGTATCGGGTCGGGCCGTCGCACAAACGACCGGGTCATCCAAATTGCCGATCGGCGTCATTGGCTCGGGCCATATTGGTGGCACGATCGGCTCCCTATGGGTTAAAGCCGGCCATCCGGTCCTGTTCTCGTCTCGACATCCGGAAGAACTAAGCGGCCTGGTCGAGGGGCTCGGTCCTCTCGCCAAGGCCGGCACGGTGGCGGAGGCGATTGCTTTCAGCGACGTACTCTTCCTCGCAGTCCCCTACGGCGCCTTGCCGCAAATCGGAAGCGACTACCATGACGCACTCAAGGGCAAGATCGTCCTGGATGCCGGTAACGCGGTTGCGGCACGGGACGGGGCCATTGCCGATGAGGTGGAACGTGAGGGTGTCGGGGTAACGTCCCAAAAATACATGGCGGGAACGCGTCTGGTGCGCGCGTTCAATACGCTCAACTATATGATTTTCGCCCACGATGCCAACCGTCCCGATCCCAAGCTTGCGATCCCGATTGCCGGCGACGATGCCGAGGCCGTGCGAGTCGCCGCCGGATTGGTGCGCGACGCGGGCTTCGACCCCGTGATCGTCGGCAATCTCAAGGACGCGCGCCGGTTCCAGCGCGGCGGGCCCGGCTACGGCCAGGAGGTGAGTGCGGCCGAGCTGAAGCAGAAACTGGACTTGGCCCCGTGA
- a CDS encoding DUF2189 domain-containing protein gives MASDHHIRNPIEWGWDFLKQATAAIGSAGQTILGAEQRQDVAPPVVRRIATGDLREVLAKGLSDFSAYRTDVIFYCLIYPIAGLVLARLAAGYDMLPLVFPLASGFALIGPVAAIGLYEMSRRREQGADISWSDALGVIGSPAIGAILALGFVLLVIFLLWLIVAYLIYDVTLGPKPPASIAAFVHDVFTTDAGWALIFVGVGVGFLFAVLVLTISVVSFPLLVDRNVGVYTAISTSVDAVRTNPGPIAIWGLIVAVALVVGSLPFLLGLAIVMPVLGHATWHLYRKVVER, from the coding sequence ATGGCTAGCGACCACCACATCCGAAATCCAATCGAGTGGGGATGGGATTTCCTCAAACAGGCGACGGCAGCGATCGGATCGGCGGGCCAAACGATCCTGGGTGCCGAGCAAAGACAGGACGTAGCTCCACCGGTCGTGCGCCGGATTGCGACGGGCGATCTCAGAGAGGTCTTGGCCAAAGGTCTTAGTGACTTCTCAGCCTACCGGACCGATGTCATTTTCTATTGCCTCATCTACCCCATTGCCGGTCTGGTTCTGGCACGTTTGGCCGCAGGCTACGACATGCTGCCGCTGGTATTCCCGCTCGCCTCGGGCTTCGCACTCATTGGCCCGGTTGCGGCCATCGGTCTCTACGAAATGAGCCGGCGGCGTGAGCAGGGTGCTGACATAAGTTGGTCGGACGCCCTCGGCGTGATCGGCTCGCCGGCAATCGGGGCGATCCTGGCGCTCGGCTTTGTGCTGTTGGTGATTTTTCTGCTCTGGCTGATCGTGGCGTATTTGATCTATGACGTCACACTCGGTCCCAAGCCGCCGGCCTCCATCGCTGCCTTCGTCCACGACGTGTTCACGACAGATGCCGGCTGGGCGCTGATCTTCGTCGGCGTGGGCGTCGGATTCCTTTTTGCCGTGCTGGTGCTGACGATAAGCGTCGTGTCATTTCCGCTGTTGGTCGACCGGAACGTCGGTGTGTACACGGCCATATCGACGTCAGTAGACGCTGTCCGCACGAACCCGGGCCCGATCGCCATTTGGGGGTTGATCGTCGCGGTGGCCTTGGTCGTCGGGTCATTGCCTTTCCTGCTCGGCCTCGCCATCGTCATGCCCGTGCTCGGGCATGCCACCTGGCACCTTTATCGCAAGGTGGTGGAACGCTGA
- a CDS encoding fasciclin domain-containing protein → MRIKLLSAAAAIALSIAGGAVAASDPMVGGAAMYDSKNIIQNAVNSKDHTTLVAAVKAGGLVDTLEGAGPFTVFAPTNEAFAKLPPGTVDTLLKPENKATLDKILTYHVVPGRLDSMALDRQIASGGGKTMLKTVQGDMLTVTGSGKNLSVTDEKGNTATVTISDVYQSNGVILVIDKVLMPN, encoded by the coding sequence ATGAGAATCAAATTGCTGAGCGCTGCTGCCGCGATTGCGCTGTCGATCGCCGGTGGCGCCGTAGCCGCTAGCGACCCGATGGTGGGCGGTGCTGCGATGTATGACAGCAAGAACATCATCCAAAACGCCGTCAACTCGAAAGACCACACGACCCTTGTCGCGGCGGTCAAAGCCGGTGGGCTCGTCGATACGCTCGAAGGCGCGGGGCCGTTCACGGTCTTCGCCCCCACCAATGAAGCTTTCGCGAAGCTGCCGCCGGGCACCGTCGACACGTTGCTTAAGCCCGAGAACAAGGCGACTCTCGACAAGATTCTGACTTATCACGTGGTTCCAGGCCGCCTCGATTCGATGGCGCTCGATCGGCAGATCGCGAGCGGTGGTGGGAAAACGATGCTCAAGACCGTGCAGGGCGACATGTTGACCGTGACGGGGAGCGGCAAGAACCTGTCCGTGACCGACGAAAAGGGCAACACCGCGACGGTCACGATTTCCGACGTGTATCAGAGCAACGGCGTTATTCTCGTCATCGACAAGGTGTTGATGCCGAACTGA
- a CDS encoding sigma-70 family RNA polymerase sigma factor translates to MDDATVALSSPDALIEAVGHGSKTALRRLYELESRRLYGIALRIVRRPDVAADVLQDCFIQVWQNARSFSVERGTGAAWLTGIVRFRALDAARKFRREIPTDDPTLGDAPLDSDAIEKIDAAAAARALRRCLDLLDERQRRCVLLAFVDGMSHTEIAERIAAPLGSVKSWVRRGLLSLRSCLQS, encoded by the coding sequence ATGGACGATGCAACCGTCGCGCTATCCTCGCCTGACGCCTTGATCGAGGCCGTGGGACACGGCAGCAAGACCGCCCTCCGGCGACTCTACGAACTTGAATCGCGCCGGCTCTACGGTATCGCCCTTCGCATCGTGCGGCGTCCGGACGTCGCGGCGGACGTTCTGCAGGATTGCTTCATTCAGGTCTGGCAGAACGCCCGCAGCTTCTCCGTCGAGCGCGGCACTGGCGCGGCGTGGCTTACAGGCATCGTTCGCTTCCGAGCACTCGATGCCGCACGCAAGTTTCGTCGCGAGATTCCGACCGACGATCCAACGCTCGGCGACGCGCCTCTCGATTCCGACGCGATCGAGAAGATCGACGCCGCGGCGGCGGCGCGTGCGCTGCGTCGATGCCTCGACCTCCTCGACGAGCGGCAGCGGCGCTGCGTGCTCCTGGCGTTCGTGGACGGAATGTCGCACACGGAGATCGCTGAGCGTATCGCCGCACCGCTTGGCAGCGTCAAGAGCTGGGTGCGGCGGGGCTTGCTTTCACTGCGGAGTTGTTTGCAATCATGA
- a CDS encoding anti-sigma factor yields MIPTNEEELHTLAGEYVLGLLDPEQARAIAEARAGNEALDRAILFWQEKLHPLSALAAPADPPAGAWHAIERRIAKPTAQLGIRRLWDSAVAWRWSTAAFASVAAALALYIAVIQPPPAPNFVAVLHAPQQEQAGWVATANRSGLFVRALAAGPPPSDRAFELWAIAPGATQPHSLGLIPSGGVLKLGVLPAELTDGATLAISIEPAGGSPTGQPTGPVVFAGTLKAF; encoded by the coding sequence ATGATTCCGACGAACGAGGAAGAGCTTCATACGCTCGCCGGAGAATATGTGCTTGGTCTGCTCGACCCCGAGCAAGCGCGCGCCATCGCAGAGGCGCGCGCCGGCAACGAGGCGCTCGATCGCGCGATCTTATTCTGGCAGGAGAAGCTTCACCCCCTTTCGGCACTCGCGGCACCGGCCGATCCGCCCGCCGGCGCGTGGCATGCAATCGAAAGGAGGATCGCGAAGCCTACGGCCCAGCTCGGGATTCGACGCCTGTGGGATAGTGCGGTCGCGTGGCGATGGTCGACGGCCGCGTTCGCGAGCGTCGCGGCGGCACTTGCGCTTTATATCGCGGTGATACAGCCACCGCCCGCTCCTAACTTTGTTGCCGTGCTTCACGCGCCTCAGCAGGAACAGGCAGGTTGGGTGGCGACCGCCAACCGTTCGGGGCTTTTCGTGCGCGCGCTCGCGGCCGGCCCGCCGCCAAGCGATCGTGCCTTCGAGCTATGGGCCATCGCACCAGGTGCAACCCAGCCGCACTCGCTCGGACTCATTCCCTCCGGCGGCGTGCTCAAGCTCGGCGTCCTGCCCGCCGAACTGACGGATGGCGCAACGCTCGCCATCAGCATCGAACCCGCCGGCGGGTCGCCGACGGGTCAGCCGACCGGTCCCGTCGTATTCGCCGGCACGCTCAAGGCGTTCTAG